In Rhodospirillum rubrum ATCC 11170, a genomic segment contains:
- a CDS encoding biotin--[acetyl-CoA-carboxylase] ligase, with protein MTALPFPPVSAADLVRLPKVERRQGTIGRTVFHLAEVDSTNRLMGGLARDGALPGTVVVADHQVAGRGKGERPWFSRPGEGLCLSILLSPKRPIEEVPQLTLVIAVAVAEAITRATGVQPRVKWPNDLLVDGRKLCGILCELLSSADGDVHHVIAGIGLNTGLSVDDFPGSLQAIGTSLAIESGRAIDRFAVLPVLLDHLEAWVELWEREGFAPVRDAWVRLSCTLGKDITLESEGTRCHGVAVDLGIDGSLSIRDESGEVHHFHYGETRLSSAIAG; from the coding sequence ATGACCGCTCTGCCGTTTCCCCCCGTCTCTGCCGCCGATCTTGTTCGCCTCCCCAAGGTCGAGCGGCGGCAAGGCACCATCGGCCGGACCGTCTTCCACCTCGCCGAGGTGGACTCGACCAACCGGTTGATGGGCGGCCTTGCCAGAGACGGCGCCCTCCCCGGAACCGTGGTGGTCGCCGACCACCAGGTGGCCGGTCGCGGCAAGGGCGAGCGTCCGTGGTTCTCGCGGCCCGGTGAGGGGCTCTGCCTCTCGATCCTGCTTTCCCCGAAGCGTCCGATCGAGGAAGTGCCCCAGTTGACCCTGGTGATCGCCGTGGCCGTGGCCGAGGCGATCACCCGGGCCACCGGGGTCCAGCCCCGGGTCAAATGGCCCAATGACCTGTTGGTCGATGGGCGCAAGCTCTGCGGCATTCTCTGCGAGCTGCTCTCCTCGGCCGATGGCGATGTCCATCACGTGATCGCCGGCATCGGCCTGAATACCGGGCTGTCGGTTGATGATTTCCCCGGCTCGCTGCAAGCGATTGGAACATCGTTGGCGATTGAAAGCGGACGGGCGATCGACCGGTTCGCCGTGCTCCCCGTCTTGCTCGACCATCTCGAAGCCTGGGTCGAGCTTTGGGAGCGCGAGGGATTTGCCCCGGTGCGCGACGCCTGGGTTCGCCTTTCCTGCACCCTTGGCAAGGACATCACCCTCGAGTCCGAAGGAACGCGCTGCCATGGCGTCGCGGTGGATCTCGGTATCGATGGAAGTTTGAGTATTCGCGATGAAAGCGGAGAAGTTCACCACTTTCATTATGGAGAAACGCGTCTCTCTTCGGCTATCGCCGGCTAA
- a CDS encoding biotin/lipoyl-containing protein produces the protein MDIKAKMPSVIVSIDVAVGATVTKGQTLVVIEAMKMKNNVPAPIDGTVKSIAVAAGDRLKPGALMMVVE, from the coding sequence ATGGATATCAAAGCGAAGATGCCGTCCGTGATCGTCTCGATCGATGTCGCCGTTGGCGCCACCGTGACCAAGGGCCAGACCCTGGTCGTTATCGAAGCGATGAAGATGAAGAACAACGTTCCGGCCCCCATCGACGGCACCGTGAAGTCGATCGCCGTGGCGGCTGGCGACCGGCTGAAGCCCGGCGCCTTGATGATGGTTGTTGAGTGA
- the madB gene encoding Na+-transporting malonate decarboxylase, carboxybiotin decarboxylase subunit gives MFDQILTVFPGIGTLFVQEPVIAISRLGLMGLGFFLAYLGFKRTLEPLIMVPMGLGMMAVNAGVMFLEAGQIGTLIIAPMVSDTEGLINILQIDFLQPVYNFTFTNSLVACLLFMGIGTMADISFILARPWASMTVALFAELGTFATLVIGYYCGLTPGQAAAVGSIGGADGPMVLFASLVMAKDLFVPISIIAYLYLSLCYAGYPYLVKWLIPEKYRGLEVEFEFPDVSQEAKFVFTIVAAGLLCFLLPVAAPLILSFFLGVAIKEAEIEPYQQLLEKTITYGATLFLGLVLGVLCEASTLLDPRVAILLVLGITALAISGLGGIAGGWFMWWWSKGKFNPVIGIAGVSCMPSTAKIAQQIAFEASPYAMIMPLAMGAQICGVIVSAIAVGVFASTIGLVGG, from the coding sequence ATGTTCGACCAGATTCTTACGGTTTTTCCGGGCATCGGGACGCTTTTCGTCCAGGAGCCCGTCATCGCCATCTCCCGCCTCGGGTTGATGGGCCTTGGCTTCTTCCTCGCCTATCTGGGTTTTAAGCGGACTCTCGAGCCGTTGATCATGGTGCCGATGGGTCTGGGCATGATGGCGGTGAATGCCGGCGTGATGTTTCTTGAAGCCGGGCAGATCGGCACCCTGATCATTGCGCCGATGGTGTCCGACACCGAAGGCCTGATCAATATCCTGCAGATCGACTTCCTCCAGCCGGTCTACAACTTCACCTTCACCAACTCGCTGGTCGCCTGCCTGCTGTTCATGGGCATCGGCACGATGGCCGACATCTCGTTCATCCTGGCGCGCCCCTGGGCCAGCATGACGGTGGCGCTGTTCGCCGAGCTTGGCACCTTCGCCACGCTGGTGATCGGTTATTACTGTGGTCTGACCCCCGGTCAGGCGGCGGCCGTTGGGTCGATCGGCGGCGCCGATGGTCCGATGGTGCTGTTCGCCTCGCTGGTGATGGCCAAGGACCTCTTCGTTCCGATCTCGATCATCGCCTATTTGTACCTGTCGCTGTGCTACGCCGGTTACCCCTACCTGGTGAAGTGGCTGATCCCCGAGAAATACCGTGGCCTGGAAGTCGAATTCGAGTTCCCCGACGTCAGCCAGGAAGCCAAGTTCGTCTTCACCATCGTCGCCGCCGGCCTGCTGTGCTTCCTGCTGCCCGTCGCCGCTCCGCTGATCTTGTCGTTCTTCCTGGGCGTCGCCATCAAGGAAGCCGAGATCGAGCCCTACCAGCAGCTGCTTGAGAAGACCATCACCTACGGAGCCACCCTGTTCCTCGGCCTCGTGCTCGGCGTGCTGTGCGAAGCCTCCACCCTGCTTGATCCCCGCGTCGCCATCCTCCTCGTCCTCGGCATCACGGCCCTTGCCATCTCCGGCCTGGGTGGCATCGCCGGCGGCTGGTTCATGTGGTGGTGGAGCAAGGGCAAGTTCAATCCCGTCATTGGCATCGCCGGCGTCTCTTGCATGCCCTCGACCGCCAAGATCGCTCAGCAGATCGCCTTCGAAGCCAGCCCCTACGCCATGATCATGCCTTTGGCCATGGGTGCCCAGATCTGCGGCGTCATCGTCTCCGCCATTGCCGTCGGCGTCTTCGCCTCGACGATCGGCCTGGTCGGCGGTTGA
- the mdcE gene encoding biotin-independent malonate decarboxylase subunit gamma encodes MDVTETMMGKGREAIDLIVDPQGFTENTVGSKTFDDPEFGPGAVVGTGLLNGQTCTIIASDGNAFNEKFPVVYAGIIGMEEGYKMAQAVYASLEADADKPIAQKRPLVLIVDTPGNGPGKTEEIFGMNKATGAYQLALAEARLAGHPIVAMVIGRAISGAFLCHGLQADNILSLDANFGTMIHVMPLTSVSRIIRKDLETLQELSKGNPVFAAGPRFFFALGGVEELVTAIDGMRPAIIAHIESIRQAKLAGKQDSLGPWGRGALGAERGGRVVRPELIALMNAEFAAVASQYAPAR; translated from the coding sequence ATGGACGTCACCGAAACCATGATGGGTAAGGGCCGCGAGGCGATCGACCTGATCGTCGATCCCCAGGGCTTTACCGAGAATACCGTCGGCAGCAAGACCTTCGATGATCCCGAGTTCGGCCCCGGCGCCGTTGTCGGCACCGGTCTGCTCAACGGGCAGACCTGCACGATCATCGCCAGCGATGGCAACGCCTTCAACGAGAAGTTCCCCGTCGTCTATGCCGGCATCATCGGCATGGAAGAGGGTTACAAGATGGCCCAGGCCGTCTATGCCTCGCTGGAAGCCGACGCCGACAAGCCGATCGCGCAGAAGCGCCCGCTGGTGCTGATCGTCGACACCCCGGGAAATGGTCCGGGCAAGACCGAAGAAATCTTCGGGATGAACAAGGCCACCGGCGCCTATCAGCTGGCTTTGGCCGAGGCCCGGCTCGCCGGTCATCCGATCGTCGCCATGGTCATCGGCCGCGCCATCTCCGGCGCCTTCCTCTGCCATGGCCTCCAGGCCGACAACATCCTGTCGCTGGACGCCAATTTCGGCACGATGATCCACGTGATGCCGCTGACCAGCGTCTCGCGCATCATCCGCAAGGATCTGGAAACCCTTCAGGAACTCTCGAAGGGCAACCCGGTCTTCGCCGCCGGCCCGCGCTTCTTCTTCGCCTTGGGCGGGGTTGAGGAACTGGTGACCGCCATCGACGGCATGCGTCCGGCCATCATCGCCCATATCGAGTCGATCCGTCAGGCCAAGCTGGCCGGCAAGCAGGACAGCCTGGGCCCCTGGGGCCGTGGCGCCCTGGGCGCCGAGCGCGGCGGCCGGGTGGTTCGCCCCGAGCTGATCGCCTTGATGAACGCCGAGTTCGCCGCCGTGGCCAGCCAGTACGCCCCGGCCCGCTAA
- the mdcG gene encoding malonate decarboxylase holo-[acyl-carrier-protein] synthase has product MLHRRHTLAHIDPIARARLLPALIEALPAAMRGPDIEARIEHVLISRGIPGIVCRPTAPCGEGEGQVGFAFPFRVGAQRVRAAVPVARSQITRFTSPWAVMDRAVGLERVPHRALTAIHAMGRVLDVPVGLIGSAALEAMSGLPYVEAASDLDLVVEGTDAKALASFWQEIQIISTWHKVKVDVEIDFGHKYGVKMAEYFSDSASVLAKTIHGVEVMNKELLTTNIAILAGVSAGSVMKSTGALQSSLSA; this is encoded by the coding sequence ATGCTTCACCGTCGCCATACCCTTGCCCATATCGACCCCATCGCCCGCGCCCGGCTGCTGCCGGCGCTGATCGAGGCCCTGCCTGCGGCGATGCGTGGCCCCGATATCGAAGCGCGGATCGAGCATGTGCTGATCTCGCGCGGCATTCCCGGCATCGTCTGCCGGCCGACCGCGCCCTGCGGCGAAGGCGAAGGGCAGGTGGGTTTCGCCTTTCCCTTCCGAGTCGGGGCGCAGCGCGTGCGCGCCGCCGTGCCGGTCGCCAGAAGCCAGATCACCCGCTTCACCAGCCCGTGGGCGGTCATGGACCGCGCCGTCGGCCTGGAGCGGGTGCCCCACCGGGCGCTGACGGCGATCCACGCCATGGGGCGGGTGCTTGACGTGCCGGTCGGCTTGATTGGTTCGGCGGCGCTCGAGGCGATGAGCGGTCTGCCCTACGTCGAAGCCGCTTCGGATCTCGATCTTGTCGTCGAAGGGACGGACGCCAAGGCCCTGGCCTCGTTCTGGCAGGAAATTCAGATCATCTCGACCTGGCATAAAGTGAAGGTCGATGTAGAAATTGACTTTGGTCATAAGTATGGCGTAAAGATGGCCGAATATTTTTCAGACTCTGCAAGTGTTCTTGCAAAGACAATTCACGGCGTTGAAGTTATGAACAAAGAGTTGTTGACGACGAATATTGCCATATTGGCGGGAGTTTCCGCCGGTTCGGTAATGAAATCGACGGGGGCTCTTCAGTCGTCCCTGTCGGCCTAA
- the mdcB gene encoding triphosphoribosyl-dephospho-CoA synthase MdcB — protein sequence MDSALRDTVRDCQPGLWRDPICWTIGSAFVAGALLEVSTHPKPGLVTPRSNGSHADMTLQTFMVSSAAITPCFYQCAEAGFGHSGPAATLLPLVREIGREYEARLLAATGGINTQRGLLFSAGILCASAGLLARDQTPFSVEALFSTAALMTKGLCARELAARAVRIPATAGEHLHQSLGILGIRGEVETGFPTVALAGLPALKAALAAGVPLNWALVHTLISLMSVTEDTTVLWRGGPQALDFIRTEARRVLCLGGAMSEAGRAAIDRFDHDCVARNLSPGGSADLLAVTVGVHSLLNGSLALGKN from the coding sequence ATGGACTCCGCATTGAGGGACACCGTTCGCGATTGTCAGCCAGGGCTCTGGCGCGATCCGATTTGCTGGACGATCGGCAGCGCCTTTGTCGCGGGCGCCCTTCTCGAAGTTTCCACCCACCCCAAGCCGGGTTTGGTCACCCCGCGGTCCAATGGATCGCATGCCGACATGACCTTGCAGACCTTCATGGTCTCCTCGGCCGCCATCACCCCGTGTTTTTACCAATGCGCCGAAGCCGGTTTCGGCCATTCCGGCCCGGCCGCGACCCTTCTTCCGCTGGTTCGCGAGATCGGCCGCGAGTATGAAGCCCGCCTGCTGGCCGCCACCGGCGGCATCAATACCCAGCGCGGCCTGCTGTTCTCGGCCGGCATCCTCTGCGCTAGCGCCGGTTTGCTGGCCCGCGATCAAACACCGTTCAGTGTCGAGGCCCTGTTTTCCACCGCCGCCCTGATGACCAAGGGATTGTGCGCCCGGGAACTCGCCGCCAGGGCCGTCCGCATTCCGGCCACCGCCGGTGAGCATCTGCATCAAAGCCTGGGTATTCTGGGGATCCGCGGCGAAGTCGAAACCGGCTTCCCCACCGTCGCCCTGGCCGGTCTGCCCGCCCTCAAAGCGGCGCTCGCCGCCGGCGTCCCGCTCAACTGGGCCCTTGTTCACACCCTGATTTCGCTGATGTCGGTCACCGAAGACACCACGGTTCTGTGGCGCGGTGGTCCGCAAGCCCTTGATTTCATTCGAACCGAAGCCCGCCGGGTGCTGTGCCTGGGGGGAGCGATGAGCGAGGCGGGTCGCGCCGCCATCGATCGGTTCGATCACGACTGCGTCGCCCGCAACCTTAGTCCGGGCGGTTCCGCCGACCTGCTGGCCGTAACGGTCGGGGTCCATAGCCTTCTCAACGGCAGTCTTGCCCTAGGAAAAAACTGA
- the mdcA gene encoding malonate decarboxylase subunit alpha codes for MSKTGTDKKWDHRSVDTAERLAAAARFIGPGKEVKAADTVALLEAVIRAGDRVNIEGNNQKQADFLAECLNKVDKSKIHDLHMVQSAVPLPVHLDLFENGIAKKLDFAFGGPQAGRVAKFIKEGKLELGAIHTYLELFGRYFLDLTPRVSLICAYKADRQGNLYTGFNTEDTPTIVEATKFRQGIVIAQVNEIVDTLPRVDIPADWVDVVIESPQPFFLEPLFTRDPALVTDSQILLGMLCLKGIYAEYGVQRINHGIGFLTSAIELMLPTYGEELGLKGKVCTHMILNPHPTMIPAIESGWVDTIHCFGGELGMEEYVAARPDIFFVGPDGTLRSNRAFAQTAGHYALDMFIGGTLQIDKFGNSSTATANRVAGFGGAPNMGCDSKGRRHSTASWLKCGAEQPTLDRQLGTMPRGKRLVVQGVETFGEGRAPVFVDKLDAWELAENAGLDLPPVMIYGDDLTHVVTEEGIAYLNRCPDIDSRMAAIRAVAGYTELGLQAKPSETRALRDAGIVKTPEDLGVDRSRANRSMLAARNIRDLVSWSGGLYNPPARFRNW; via the coding sequence ATGTCCAAAACTGGTACAGACAAGAAGTGGGACCACCGATCCGTCGATACGGCGGAGCGGCTCGCGGCGGCGGCCCGGTTCATCGGCCCTGGCAAGGAAGTCAAGGCGGCCGACACCGTGGCCCTGCTCGAAGCGGTCATTCGCGCCGGTGATCGGGTCAACATCGAAGGCAACAACCAGAAGCAGGCCGATTTCCTCGCCGAATGCCTCAATAAGGTCGACAAGAGCAAGATCCATGACCTGCACATGGTGCAGTCGGCGGTTCCGCTGCCCGTCCACCTTGATCTGTTCGAGAACGGCATCGCCAAGAAGCTGGACTTCGCCTTCGGCGGCCCCCAGGCCGGCCGTGTCGCCAAGTTCATCAAGGAAGGCAAGCTCGAGCTCGGCGCCATCCACACCTATCTGGAACTGTTTGGCCGCTACTTCCTCGATCTGACGCCGCGCGTGTCGCTGATCTGCGCCTATAAGGCCGACCGCCAGGGCAACCTCTATACCGGCTTCAACACCGAAGACACCCCGACCATCGTCGAGGCGACCAAGTTCCGCCAGGGCATCGTCATCGCCCAGGTCAACGAGATCGTCGACACCCTGCCGCGCGTCGATATTCCCGCCGATTGGGTCGACGTGGTGATCGAATCGCCCCAGCCGTTCTTCCTCGAGCCGCTGTTCACCCGCGATCCGGCCCTGGTGACCGACAGCCAGATCCTGCTTGGCATGCTTTGCCTGAAGGGCATCTACGCCGAATACGGCGTGCAGCGCATCAACCACGGCATCGGCTTCCTGACCTCGGCCATCGAACTGATGCTGCCCACCTACGGCGAAGAGCTGGGGCTGAAGGGCAAGGTCTGCACCCATATGATCCTCAACCCCCATCCGACGATGATCCCGGCGATCGAATCGGGTTGGGTGGACACCATTCATTGCTTCGGCGGTGAATTGGGCATGGAGGAGTATGTCGCGGCCCGTCCCGACATCTTCTTCGTCGGCCCCGACGGCACCTTGCGCTCCAACCGCGCCTTCGCCCAGACGGCCGGTCACTATGCGCTCGACATGTTCATCGGCGGCACGCTGCAGATCGACAAGTTCGGCAATTCCTCGACGGCGACCGCCAACCGCGTGGCCGGCTTCGGTGGCGCCCCGAACATGGGCTGCGATTCCAAGGGCCGTCGTCACTCGACCGCCAGCTGGCTGAAGTGCGGCGCCGAACAGCCCACCCTTGATCGTCAGCTCGGCACCATGCCGCGCGGCAAGCGCTTGGTGGTGCAGGGTGTCGAGACCTTCGGCGAAGGGCGCGCTCCGGTCTTCGTCGACAAGCTCGACGCCTGGGAACTGGCCGAGAACGCCGGTTTGGATCTGCCGCCGGTGATGATCTACGGCGACGATCTGACCCATGTGGTGACCGAGGAAGGCATCGCCTACCTCAACCGGTGCCCCGACATCGACTCGCGTATGGCCGCCATCCGCGCCGTCGCCGGCTACACCGAGCTCGGCCTGCAGGCCAAGCCCTCGGAAACCCGTGCCCTGCGCGACGCCGGTATCGTCAAGACCCCGGAAGACCTGGGCGTGGACCGCTCGCGCGCCAATCGTTCGATGCTCGCGGCCCGCAATATCCGCGATCTGGTGAGCTGGTCCGGTGGGCTCTACAACCCGCCCGCGCGGTTCCGCAACTGGTGA
- the mdcC gene encoding malonate decarboxylase acyl carrier protein translates to MALNTLEFDIKHDAGTPVLKAPVHIGVVGSGDMEVLMEPKALGGAVSVRIVTPVTGFDALWKRVLEAFVTESALADVRVEINDNNATPAVVLLRLRQALAEAAGK, encoded by the coding sequence ATGGCTTTGAACACCCTGGAATTCGACATCAAGCATGACGCGGGCACTCCGGTTCTGAAGGCCCCCGTCCACATCGGCGTCGTCGGGTCGGGCGATATGGAAGTGCTGATGGAGCCCAAGGCTCTGGGCGGCGCGGTTTCGGTGCGCATCGTCACCCCGGTCACCGGTTTCGATGCGCTGTGGAAGCGCGTTCTGGAAGCCTTCGTGACCGAATCCGCGCTCGCCGACGTCCGTGTCGAGATCAACGACAACAATGCCACCCCCGCCGTGGTCCTGCTGCGCTTGCGCCAGGCCCTGGCGGAAGCGGCTGGCAAGTAA
- the madM gene encoding malonate transporter subunit MadM: MSGFVEIFTKSLAEYPLITAFVFVGAAMWLSYAASKKLTAGRVHGSAIAIVLGLVLAYIGGKYTGGKKGIADVQMLSGIALMGGAVLRDFAIVSTAFGVRLEELKKVGVPGAVALVVSVVVAIAIGAATSYAFGYTDPVSMATIGGGAATFIVGPVTGAALGASSEVIALSIAAGVVKSIAVMILTPLVAKRVGLTTPGAAAVYGGIMGTTSGTAAGLAATDPKLVPYGALTATFYTGFGCLVCPSIGYLVLNAMFG; the protein is encoded by the coding sequence ATGTCCGGTTTCGTTGAAATCTTTACGAAGTCTTTGGCCGAATACCCGCTGATCACCGCCTTCGTCTTCGTCGGCGCCGCGATGTGGCTGTCCTATGCCGCCTCGAAGAAGCTGACGGCCGGTCGTGTTCATGGCTCGGCGATCGCCATCGTTCTCGGCCTGGTGCTGGCCTATATCGGTGGTAAGTACACCGGTGGCAAGAAGGGCATCGCCGACGTTCAGATGCTTTCGGGTATCGCCCTGATGGGCGGCGCCGTGCTGCGCGACTTCGCCATCGTCTCGACGGCGTTTGGCGTGCGTCTGGAAGAGCTGAAGAAGGTTGGCGTTCCCGGGGCCGTCGCCCTGGTGGTGTCGGTGGTGGTGGCGATCGCCATCGGTGCCGCGACCTCTTACGCCTTCGGCTATACCGATCCGGTCAGCATGGCCACGATCGGCGGCGGCGCCGCGACGTTCATCGTCGGTCCCGTCACCGGCGCCGCCTTGGGCGCGTCGTCTGAAGTGATCGCCCTGTCGATCGCAGCCGGCGTGGTCAAGTCGATCGCCGTTATGATCCTGACGCCGCTTGTCGCCAAGCGCGTCGGCCTGACCACCCCGGGTGCTGCCGCCGTTTACGGCGGAATCATGGGAACCACCAGTGGAACCGCCGCTGGATTGGCTGCAACCGATCCGAAGCTTGTTCCCTATGGCGCCCTGACGGCCACCTTCTACACCGGCTTTGGCTGCTTGGTGTGCCCGTCGATTGGTTATCTCGTTCTGAACGCGATGTTTGGCTGA
- the madL gene encoding malonate transporter subunit MadL, translating into MVIYGLFLMGLCMLIGNFVGNLFGAMLGISANIGGVGIAMVLLVVISQRLMDKKKLSEAAQAGIGFWSAMYIPIVVAMAAQQNVVSAMNGGALAFVAGLGAVFVGFLLIKPISALGGKSDVAEDSVKGH; encoded by the coding sequence ATGGTGATTTACGGTTTGTTCCTGATGGGCCTGTGCATGCTCATCGGTAACTTCGTTGGCAATTTGTTCGGTGCGATGCTCGGCATCTCCGCCAACATCGGTGGCGTGGGTATCGCCATGGTGTTGCTGGTGGTGATTTCCCAGCGCCTCATGGACAAGAAGAAGCTCTCGGAAGCGGCCCAGGCCGGTATCGGCTTCTGGAGCGCGATGTACATTCCCATCGTCGTCGCCATGGCCGCCCAGCAGAACGTGGTGAGCGCCATGAACGGCGGGGCGCTCGCTTTCGTCGCCGGCCTTGGCGCGGTGTTCGTCGGCTTCCTGTTGATCAAGCCGATCAGCGCTCTTGGCGGTAAGTCCGATGTCGCCGAAGACAGCGTGAAGGGCCACTAA
- a CDS encoding acyl carrier protein, whose translation MSDDLTVLEAALDAFGNAPTLGEMPRRTLADKGIDGPTAAHVIEEVHTPLNLAYLTFTTGSSAFQNIVGVTHGEISGRCAVARTLFERLGTGPGTRMLVTYPPLVNVFAADALRACDVSWGFLKRSSRDALLVAACREQPKIILGESSFLRAGLEQAVKLGLKAHFPKGCVLLTAGTPLDQELLPVAEAFGYTVHDLYGCQEFGWLTLDGVPLRDDISLVASPRGEAYRELVVGGLPMGDSFLMSPSGHVCDPDGKIITYRRERTYPEYEVVVTHTRATAASTVEKAARTILRIKGRVVKVAADLVTGAPATRLLLVPGLPGADGLWAAGIPLEGPQATRLFDDLVQAQADLQKTAKSDPAWIKGR comes from the coding sequence ATGTCCGACGATCTGACGGTTCTCGAAGCGGCGCTCGACGCCTTCGGCAACGCTCCCACCCTGGGAGAGATGCCCCGGCGCACGCTGGCCGATAAAGGCATTGACGGCCCGACGGCCGCCCATGTCATCGAGGAGGTCCATACCCCGCTCAATCTGGCGTATCTGACCTTCACGACCGGTTCTTCGGCGTTCCAGAACATCGTTGGCGTGACTCACGGCGAAATTTCGGGCCGCTGCGCCGTGGCCCGGACCCTGTTCGAAAGACTGGGGACCGGGCCAGGGACGCGGATGCTGGTAACCTATCCGCCTTTGGTTAATGTCTTTGCCGCCGACGCCCTGCGCGCCTGCGACGTCAGTTGGGGCTTCCTCAAGCGCTCCAGCCGCGACGCCTTGCTGGTCGCGGCCTGCCGCGAACAACCCAAGATCATCCTGGGAGAGTCGTCGTTCCTGCGCGCCGGCCTGGAGCAGGCGGTCAAGCTTGGTTTGAAGGCCCATTTCCCCAAGGGCTGCGTGTTGCTGACGGCGGGAACGCCCCTTGATCAGGAGCTGCTGCCGGTCGCCGAGGCCTTTGGCTATACGGTTCACGATCTTTACGGCTGCCAGGAATTCGGCTGGCTGACCTTGGACGGCGTTCCCCTGCGGGACGATATCTCTTTGGTCGCCTCCCCCCGGGGGGAGGCCTACCGCGAGTTGGTGGTTGGCGGCTTGCCAATGGGCGACAGCTTTCTGATGTCGCCGTCGGGCCATGTCTGCGACCCCGACGGCAAGATCATCACCTACCGCCGCGAGCGCACCTATCCCGAATACGAGGTGGTGGTGACCCATACCCGGGCGACGGCCGCCTCCACCGTGGAAAAGGCCGCCCGCACCATTTTGCGCATCAAGGGCAGGGTGGTGAAGGTCGCCGCCGATCTGGTGACCGGGGCGCCGGCCACCCGACTGCTGTTGGTTCCTGGATTGCCCGGAGCCGATGGCTTGTGGGCGGCGGGCATCCCCCTCGAAGGCCCCCAGGCCACCCGATTGTTCGACGATCTGGTTCAGGCCCAGGCCGATTTGCAAAAGACCGCCAAATCCGATCCGGCCTGGATCAAAGGACGTTAA
- a CDS encoding biotin-independent malonate decarboxylase subunit beta, producing MPNWKALQDSSFLEANARDRALGVVDEGTFTELAGPFDRRFSPHLEVLGEAVEFDDGIVTGVGRIGVTPVFVISQEGRFIGGSVGEVGGAKMVNTIRLAVEFHDQLVASVPDLTDAEKPIVVISFETGGVRLHEANAGLLAHAEVMDQIQKARGKVPVITLIGSKVGCFGGMGFVAAATDVIVMSEFGRLGLTGPEVIEQEMGKEEFDSSDRGLVFRTTGGKHKYIMGDCNYLVENTVAAFRAKVAELAVLPISAFEEMRRIGSAATVERQLRGVALAAEMQPKDARDVWAKAGNANAAALTDLPLADFLAQVKRLSV from the coding sequence ATGCCGAACTGGAAAGCCCTTCAGGACAGCAGCTTCCTTGAAGCCAACGCCCGCGATCGCGCCCTTGGCGTGGTTGACGAGGGGACCTTCACCGAGCTGGCCGGCCCCTTTGACCGCCGTTTCAGCCCGCACCTGGAAGTCCTTGGAGAAGCGGTCGAATTCGACGATGGCATCGTTACCGGCGTTGGCCGGATCGGCGTCACCCCGGTGTTCGTCATCTCCCAGGAAGGCCGCTTCATCGGCGGTTCGGTCGGTGAGGTCGGCGGCGCCAAGATGGTCAACACCATCCGTCTGGCCGTCGAGTTCCACGACCAGCTGGTCGCCAGCGTTCCCGATCTGACCGACGCCGAAAAGCCGATCGTCGTCATCTCGTTCGAGACCGGCGGCGTGCGTCTGCACGAAGCCAATGCCGGTCTGCTGGCCCACGCCGAGGTGATGGATCAGATCCAGAAGGCGCGCGGCAAGGTGCCGGTGATCACCCTCATCGGCTCCAAGGTCGGGTGCTTCGGCGGCATGGGCTTCGTCGCCGCCGCCACCGACGTGATCGTCATGAGCGAATTCGGCCGCCTTGGCCTGACCGGTCCGGAAGTGATCGAGCAGGAAATGGGCAAGGAAGAGTTCGACAGCTCCGACCGGGGTCTGGTGTTCCGCACCACCGGTGGCAAGCACAAGTACATCATGGGCGATTGTAACTACTTGGTGGAAAACACCGTCGCCGCCTTCCGCGCCAAGGTGGCCGAGCTGGCCGTTCTGCCGATCTCGGCCTTCGAAGAGATGCGTCGCATCGGTTCGGCGGCGACGGTCGAGCGTCAGCTGCGCGGTGTCGCCCTCGCCGCCGAGATGCAGCCCAAGGACGCCCGCGACGTGTGGGCCAAGGCCGGCAACGCCAATGCCGCCGCCCTGACCGACCTGCCGCTCGCCGACTTCCTCGCCCAGGTCAAGCGTCTGAGCGTCTGA